One Thermoanaerobaculales bacterium DNA window includes the following coding sequences:
- a CDS encoding TonB-dependent receptor — MRASAPHDNSVGPPCTSTWSRRDCTVPCRRVIHLRGRCSRQPNRREGGEGMAIRRTEALWTGGLARLLFAALVMALLGFPVAAQAQETPSDPQEQELAEGAQAEQPAEEGEEEELPAESFAGEVVVVGVRESMIEAVEIKRESIPIVDAIVAEDIGKFPDNNVVEAMQRIPGVQVTNRGGGEVSSVSIRGLADVTTTVNGRNIFTSSGRSVALADIPATLVRGVEVYKTRSPEHIARGIAGGIDIRTFRPFDFDGFQVSAQGRGIYQEQTEEIDPNIAFLLSNRWETGAGEFGALLNVSWAQTNWLNQGVHAGAAVPFRLPDDPVAPLERLFPPLWTPGTENGLPTAAGSTLDDGTPYVLGRDAMFQPHTQGERERPAANLSLQWAPNDRSEYLFEAFYDGYRNTQHNSLFFTFVDWWGGVDPNDPVEIFPGTNVVRSRYVNAPYEFISGDVLEQETDSFMYAVGGKWDVGDNLIIESELVYQTSEFQDEFFALRMDKVSPRLFVDFNTGDGVPYVEFFDDPNTPQDESDLTDASQWNLAQLYDNGQKDKGDAFTWTGDGDLNLDWASFYRLSFGLRYDDRTAEENSYLGPDRHCNDAPGCAGLTAADFPGLMGTTRNHFDGQAQVLTSWAIPTQDGLLSNQEAIRAAWGYLPGGEKVFTNEFNIDETQIEGYVQADFSTQGQKEAGYIDGRIGLRALDQQTDMSFPDPETGGTAEDSNSNSVILPSVMLRWAIVKDLMARLSYAETFNLPTFAQLNPYIVYVADVTNIGYGTASGGNPDLEPIESQNLDLSLEWYFAEGSVVYATWFKRDITNNIVDYRNVVQYDDPDDDPDRGLYDYVLSQPDNTGDATLDGWEFGLTWFPELPGLLDGLGIQGSFTLLDSERKEPIQDDAGNVIGEDILDIMGVSDTSYSLILAYDRTAFSARLSWFWRDDFHDRDEAALFANPIQIWKSEEESLDFQATWYINDHWALTFDGNNLTAPVFHENYGNQPELFNFYNWYYSRTYALGVRYQFSKI, encoded by the coding sequence GTGCGTGCGTCGGCACCCCACGACAACAGCGTTGGCCCCCCTTGTACATCGACATGGTCGAGAAGGGACTGTACGGTCCCTTGTCGTCGCGTCATTCATTTGCGAGGAAGGTGTTCACGTCAACCGAATCGGCGAGAAGGAGGAGAAGGCATGGCAATTCGAAGGACTGAAGCGTTGTGGACGGGGGGATTGGCGCGACTGTTGTTCGCCGCGCTGGTCATGGCGCTCCTCGGGTTTCCGGTAGCCGCTCAAGCGCAGGAAACCCCCAGCGACCCCCAGGAACAGGAACTTGCCGAGGGAGCTCAGGCAGAGCAGCCCGCCGAGGAGGGCGAGGAGGAGGAGTTGCCTGCGGAGTCGTTCGCAGGCGAGGTCGTCGTGGTCGGCGTGCGGGAGAGCATGATCGAGGCGGTCGAGATCAAGCGGGAGTCGATCCCGATCGTGGACGCCATCGTCGCCGAGGACATCGGGAAGTTCCCGGACAACAACGTCGTCGAGGCGATGCAGCGGATTCCGGGCGTCCAGGTCACGAACCGGGGTGGCGGTGAAGTTTCGTCGGTCTCGATCCGGGGACTTGCCGACGTGACCACCACGGTCAACGGCCGCAATATCTTCACGTCGTCGGGTCGCTCCGTCGCGCTTGCCGACATTCCGGCCACTCTCGTCAGAGGGGTGGAGGTCTACAAGACGCGCTCGCCGGAGCACATCGCTCGCGGCATCGCCGGCGGCATCGATATCCGGACCTTCCGGCCTTTCGACTTCGACGGGTTCCAGGTGTCGGCGCAGGGGCGCGGCATTTACCAGGAGCAGACCGAAGAGATCGATCCGAACATCGCGTTCCTCCTCAGCAACCGGTGGGAGACCGGGGCCGGGGAGTTCGGAGCGCTGCTGAACGTGTCGTGGGCCCAGACGAACTGGCTCAACCAGGGTGTGCACGCGGGCGCTGCGGTGCCGTTCCGGCTGCCGGACGACCCGGTGGCTCCACTGGAGCGCCTGTTCCCGCCACTATGGACCCCGGGCACGGAGAACGGCCTGCCGACCGCGGCAGGATCGACGCTGGACGACGGAACGCCGTACGTTCTCGGCCGTGACGCCATGTTCCAGCCCCATACCCAAGGCGAGCGTGAGCGTCCGGCGGCGAACCTGTCGCTGCAGTGGGCGCCGAACGACCGGTCCGAGTACCTGTTCGAGGCGTTCTACGACGGCTACCGCAATACGCAGCACAACAGCCTGTTCTTCACATTCGTCGACTGGTGGGGCGGGGTGGACCCCAATGACCCGGTCGAGATCTTCCCTGGCACCAACGTCGTTCGGTCCCGCTACGTGAACGCCCCGTACGAGTTCATCAGCGGCGACGTCCTCGAGCAGGAAACCGACAGCTTCATGTACGCCGTGGGCGGCAAATGGGATGTCGGCGACAATCTCATCATCGAGTCCGAGCTCGTGTACCAGACCAGCGAGTTCCAGGACGAGTTCTTCGCGCTGCGCATGGACAAGGTCTCGCCGCGGCTGTTCGTGGACTTCAACACCGGTGACGGCGTTCCCTACGTCGAGTTTTTCGACGATCCCAACACGCCGCAGGATGAGAGCGACCTCACCGACGCGAGTCAGTGGAACCTCGCGCAGCTGTACGACAACGGACAGAAGGACAAGGGTGATGCGTTCACCTGGACCGGCGATGGAGACCTCAACCTCGACTGGGCGTCGTTCTACAGGCTCAGCTTCGGCCTGCGGTACGACGACAGGACCGCCGAAGAGAACAGCTACCTCGGGCCGGATCGGCACTGCAACGACGCTCCTGGATGTGCGGGGCTGACCGCAGCGGATTTTCCGGGCCTCATGGGTACGACCAGGAACCACTTCGACGGGCAGGCCCAAGTGCTGACCTCGTGGGCGATTCCGACCCAGGACGGCTTGCTGTCCAACCAGGAGGCGATTCGAGCCGCCTGGGGCTACCTGCCGGGCGGCGAGAAGGTGTTCACGAACGAGTTCAACATCGACGAAACCCAGATCGAAGGCTACGTCCAGGCGGACTTCTCGACGCAGGGACAAAAGGAAGCAGGCTATATCGACGGACGGATCGGGTTACGCGCGCTCGACCAACAGACCGACATGTCGTTCCCGGATCCGGAGACTGGTGGAACGGCAGAGGACTCCAACAGCAACAGCGTGATCCTGCCGAGCGTCATGCTCCGCTGGGCCATCGTCAAGGACCTGATGGCGCGTCTCAGCTATGCGGAGACGTTCAACCTGCCGACGTTCGCGCAGCTCAATCCGTACATCGTGTACGTCGCAGACGTGACCAACATCGGCTACGGCACGGCTTCGGGCGGCAATCCTGATTTGGAGCCGATCGAGTCGCAGAACCTCGACCTCTCCCTCGAGTGGTACTTCGCCGAGGGCAGTGTGGTTTACGCGACGTGGTTCAAGCGCGACATCACCAACAACATCGTCGACTACCGCAACGTCGTTCAGTACGACGATCCCGACGACGACCCGGACCGCGGCCTCTACGACTACGTCCTGAGCCAACCGGACAACACCGGCGATGCGACACTCGACGGTTGGGAGTTCGGATTGACGTGGTTCCCGGAGCTTCCTGGGCTGCTCGACGGCCTCGGCATCCAGGGCAGCTTCACGCTCCTCGATTCGGAGCGCAAGGAGCCGATCCAGGACGACGCGGGCAACGTCATCGGCGAGGACATTCTCGATATCATGGGTGTGTCGGATACGTCGTACAGCCTGATCCTGGCGTACGACCGGACGGCTTTCAGCGCCCGCCTGTCGTGGTTCTGGCGTGACGATTTCCACGATCGCGACGAGGCTGCGCTGTTCGCCAACCCGATCCAGATCTGGAAATCGGAGGAGGAGAGCCTCGACTTCCAGGCCACCTGGTACATCAACGACCACTGGGCGCTGACCTTCGACGGAAACAACCTGACCGCTCCCGTGTTTCACGAGAACTACGGGAACCAGCCGGAGCTGTTCAACTTCTACAACTGGTACTACAGCCGCACCTACGCGCTGGGGGTCAGGTACCAGTTCTCGAAGATCTGA